Below is a genomic region from Mesorhizobium sp. NZP2298.
TGGTCCTGACGCCATCATCAACTCGGTCATCGTCGACGACAGCCAGCAGGTCAATCTGGAAGTGCGCGTGCTGGAAGCCAAGCGCAACTCCGGCCGCGACCTCGGAGTGTCGATCAAGAGCACGAACGGCAGCGGCACGACCAAAGTCGGAACGGGTATTGCCGCGGTCGATGAAAACAAGGCGGTGCTCGGCTCGGGAGCTCTGCTCAGCGACCTCCTGTCCACATCCACGCCCTTTGGAGCGCTGCTCACTCGCGTCATCGACAGCAATATAAAGGTCGACTTGTACATTGAGGCGCTCGAGGCCAAGGGCGCGGTGCGCACGCTTGCCAATCCCAATCTCACCACGCTTTCCGGCGAGCAGGCAAGCTTCAACGCCGGTGGTGAAGTCCCTATCCGAACTCTCGACAAGGATGGCCAGATCAGCATCGTGTACAAGCAATTCGGCGTTAATCTTCTGTTCACGCCGGTCGTACTCGACGATGGCAAGATCCACATGAACCTGGCGCCGGAAGTCAGCGACCTGAACGGCTTCACCACCGCCGGCGACCCGATCTTCACCAACCGCAAACTGTCCACCGTCGTGGAATTGCGCGACGGCCAGAGCTTCGCGGTCGGCGGACTTTTGTCCAGCAAGACCACCAAGCTGCAGAACCAGGTGCCGTGGCTTGGCCAGGTCCCGGTCATCGGGACGCTGTTCCGCAATTCAAGCAGCCAGAAGGAAGAGACCGAACTGGTGGTCATCGTCACGCCGCATATCGTGCGGCCGGTAAAACCCGGCGAGCAGTTGGCGACGCCATTCGACAAGACGCGGCCGGCCAACGATCCGGAATTCTTCGTCCTTGGTCAGCTCGAGGTGAACAAGGACATGATCCGAAAATATGAGACCGGCGACGGCGTCACCGGCCCCTATGGGCACATGCTCGACTTCAAATCGAAGGACAAGATGCTCTATGTCAAGAAATAGGATCTTGATCGCCATCCTGTGCGCCAGCGCATTGTCAGGCTGCGCCGCGGATTATCTGAATCACTACGATTCAGTGACTTTGGCGGCCGGCGACACGCAGAGATACAATTCGCTGCTGCAGACGGTCGATCCGTTCAATCCGGCGTCCAGGAATACACACATCGAAGGCGACGGTGCGCGCGCGGCCGCCGTGGCGCACAACTACAAATTTCCACCACCGCCGCCGCCACCACCGGCCATCACGGTCAATGTCGGCGGGGCGGGTGTGACTACAGGACAGTGAACAGAACAGAAGGACGCGGTTTCAGCGCGCCAGGCCATACGAGGGATCCTGGCGTCAGGGGAGCAAGGGGCAAGGGCCATGCTGCGGACCATTCGCGCATTCTGGCGCGACCAGAGGGGAATAGCGCTGATCCTCGTCAGCATTACGCTGCCGGCGATCATCGGCTTTTCGCTGCTGGCGATCGACATGAGCCGGGTGAACAATCTGCACAATGATTTGCAGAAGGGCGCGGATGCGCTGGCATTGGCAGGCGCAGCCGAACTCGATGGGACGTCTGATGCCATCACAAGAGCGGACCGTGCGTTGGCAACGCTGGTGGCCAACAAATATACGTTCTCGACATCTGGGCCGCCGCAGACATTGGCCGCCGCCGGCGTGACGAGGCGCTACCTGAAGTCGTTGCCGACCTCAGACAATCTGCCGATTGCCGCAGCCAACGTCATCACCGATGAAGTTACCGACGCACCCCTCGCTCGCTACGTCGAGATCAAGGTAACGCCGGTCGGATTCGCCGCCATTTTCCCGGCGTCATATCTCACCGGCAATTCAGCCAGCAACGGGTTCAATGTAGGCGCCACCGCCGTCGCCGGCTTCACGTCAAGCGTTTGCGACTACACGCCGGTTTTCATGTGCAACCCATACGAAGACACAAGCATCACCGGCGGCGTGACGCTGGAGCAGGCGGCGCAAAGCAGACAATATCGCCGTCGGCAAATCATCCTGCGCGGAGACGGATCCTACGCCCCTGGCAACTTCGCTTTCCTGTCTTCGCCGTTTGGCAACGGGGCCAACGAGCTCGAAAAGATGCTCGCGGACTCCAAGCCGCAGAATTGCTATTCGCGCGATGGCGTCAACACCGAGCCGGGGCAGAACGCCGGTCCCGTCGAGAACGGGATCAACTCGCGGTTCGGCATCAACTCTTCCAGTTACTCGGACGGACCTGCGGTCAATGTGCGCAAAGGCGCCCAGAACTGGGACCAGTACGTCACGAGCAATAAGGTCAACTACGAAACGGATGCCACCAAGGGAGTCGGTCTTGAACGCGACTCGTGCCAGATCGCCGGCAACTGCACATTGATGGGCGGCCGCATGGGCGCCGGCGACTGGAATTTTGCGCGCTACTGGTCTGTCAACCATCCCGGCCGCGCGGTGCCAGCGGCTCTTTCGGGCACAGGCGCCGACCTGCCGACGCGATACGAAGTCTATCGCTACGAGATCGACCCTGACGGCAATCCTCTCACCAATGACAGCATTGTCGGCGACGCTGCCGTCGGCGGCGAAAAAGGCACCCCACCTGTAGCGGCAGGTACTCCGATCACCACCGTCGACCGCCGCCTGCTCTACGGCGCGATCCTGGACTGCAATGCGCTTCAGGCCAGCGGCGTGAATTTCAAGGGTCGAGCGACAGGTATTCCCGTCAGGCGCTTTGGCAGTTTCTTCGTTACCGAGCCGATCAAGGACGGCAAGAATATCTATGTCGAGCTGGTCGACATCACCGGCAAGGGCGGACGCGGGACACTCGACAATTTCCTGCGCGACGAAGCGCAGCTCTATCGGTGACCGGCGATGATCAAGATGATGCGCCACAGCCTCGACAGATTTCGCCGTGACCAGCGCGGGGCCGTGCTTGTCGAGATGACGCTGATCGCGCCGCTGATGCTGATCCTGTCAGCGGGCGTGTTCGAATTCGGCAATCTGATCCACGACAAGCTTTTGATGGAGGCCGGCCTCGACGATGCGGCTCGTTTTGGCGCTCGCTGCAACAGCCAGATGTACACCGACGTCGGTTGGTCGGCGATCGACTGCGCCGATATCGCGACGAATATCGCGGTCTACGGCAAGGCCTCGTTGACCGTGGCAAATGGCGTGGTGACGGACAGCCCGCGCGTCAGCGGCTGGCAGAAAGCGAATGTGACCGTGACCATAGGCGCCAGCGGCTCCTGCCATGACGCTGTCGTTGCCGGCGTTACCCAATATCGATCGGTGACCCCGCAAGTGTGCATCGTCAGGGCGGCGGGAACCTATCCCTATAGTGGCGTCGGCATGCTGTCGCTTCTCAATATCGGCCCGATCACCTTGAGCGGCGCCCACGAGGAGCGGTTGATCCGGTTCTGATCATGATGAGGCGCTTCGCAAAATCAGAACTCGGCGCGGCAATGGTCGAAATGACCATCGTCGCGCCTTTGCTTTTTGCGCTCGTCCTCGGCTTCGTCGATTTCGGCTACGCCTTCTATCAATGGAACGCGGCGACAAAGGCGGTGCAGGTCGGCGCGCGGCTGGCGTCGATTTCCGACCCGGTTGTCAGCAATCTCACGGCCGCCGCTCCCATCGCGGTACCGGGCGCGCCAGTCGCGG
It encodes:
- a CDS encoding type II and III secretion system protein family protein; this translates as MQRFWVRKGAAALSALAALLLSSLAADAADRFIDVSNPSVHRIFLPMSQSVTLQVNANLGDIVVGDEKIADAQPMTDRTLYVIGKGAGTTTVNLFSTDKRSLGVIQIEVGVDVSDMAQAIRQVAPKSRIEIGSVNGRVRLAGHVKDGATLAAIMEVAQQYGPDAIINSVIVDDSQQVNLEVRVLEAKRNSGRDLGVSIKSTNGSGTTKVGTGIAAVDENKAVLGSGALLSDLLSTSTPFGALLTRVIDSNIKVDLYIEALEAKGAVRTLANPNLTTLSGEQASFNAGGEVPIRTLDKDGQISIVYKQFGVNLLFTPVVLDDGKIHMNLAPEVSDLNGFTTAGDPIFTNRKLSTVVELRDGQSFAVGGLLSSKTTKLQNQVPWLGQVPVIGTLFRNSSSQKEETELVVIVTPHIVRPVKPGEQLATPFDKTRPANDPEFFVLGQLEVNKDMIRKYETGDGVTGPYGHMLDFKSKDKMLYVKK
- a CDS encoding pilus assembly protein TadG-related protein, with the translated sequence MLRTIRAFWRDQRGIALILVSITLPAIIGFSLLAIDMSRVNNLHNDLQKGADALALAGAAELDGTSDAITRADRALATLVANKYTFSTSGPPQTLAAAGVTRRYLKSLPTSDNLPIAAANVITDEVTDAPLARYVEIKVTPVGFAAIFPASYLTGNSASNGFNVGATAVAGFTSSVCDYTPVFMCNPYEDTSITGGVTLEQAAQSRQYRRRQIILRGDGSYAPGNFAFLSSPFGNGANELEKMLADSKPQNCYSRDGVNTEPGQNAGPVENGINSRFGINSSSYSDGPAVNVRKGAQNWDQYVTSNKVNYETDATKGVGLERDSCQIAGNCTLMGGRMGAGDWNFARYWSVNHPGRAVPAALSGTGADLPTRYEVYRYEIDPDGNPLTNDSIVGDAAVGGEKGTPPVAAGTPITTVDRRLLYGAILDCNALQASGVNFKGRATGIPVRRFGSFFVTEPIKDGKNIYVELVDITGKGGRGTLDNFLRDEAQLYR
- a CDS encoding TadE/TadG family type IV pilus assembly protein, translated to MIKMMRHSLDRFRRDQRGAVLVEMTLIAPLMLILSAGVFEFGNLIHDKLLMEAGLDDAARFGARCNSQMYTDVGWSAIDCADIATNIAVYGKASLTVANGVVTDSPRVSGWQKANVTVTIGASGSCHDAVVAGVTQYRSVTPQVCIVRAAGTYPYSGVGMLSLLNIGPITLSGAHEERLIRF